The nucleotide window TTATTCATCGCCGTTTTgacattttcgaaaaattggTCGAACGTGGCAATAGCGAAGTGTACGCAGGCGTCCCTACATGCACGTagaagttttattttatttctcatttatttgatttttcgtttatttttcgtttatttttcgcttatttttctttattttgtttcaccGCTGTGCCTACCTGCACAACGCCCTGCCACACATACGCGAACATCCCACGACAGACACAAGGGAGAAGCAGGTGCAATTATAAAAATCGTTGATAGTCCAACATAGAAACCGGAAATCTGCTGCTCAGAAAGAGCGCGCCGCGCgtacatttttactttccaTGTAATCACCGTACCGCGGTTTTACCCACTCCGCTACATCCCGCCTGGCATAGTAAAAACggcgaaatggcaaaatgggaaaatagaAAAACTCAGCTCAGTGCATATTCGACGAAATTGCATAAATTTATTGGCACTTTTTTCCCTGTTGGCTACGTTTTCTTCATACATTTATGTGGGACATTTTCGAACAACACAtttgccttccctttttttcgataaaaacaaaaacgcgtaaattaatttatatgtacactAACATATTGCTACTTCCGCAAAATTTTGCAACAAAATAGCCATCGCCGCTTTtacgcacattttttttcttccctaaAAGGCGTataaagtgggaaaaaattgccaattttttttctattagtCAAATTCGATAAGTAACAATTTTAGGAATTATTTATTCCCCCGCACCATTTTGGTAATCGTACAGAAGTTACTACtttttagtaattttttttgcctagGTAATATTGCTATATTTTTGCGCGACCGTTACGCtagtatgtatatatttacttatatttacatgtaaTACATATTGCGTGTATTTATTAGGGTAGCTACGCAgtgtactccttttttttatggccaCGTTTTTttcgagtttttttttcctacggCATCGCGAAGGCTAAATATATGACCCCTTTTATAGACAACGAGTGCGCAAATAAAATCTGTGatgtgatatatttataccgTTTGCCAACTTCTAACGGCCTCCTCCCTCCCATGCATATTCATCCCTCACAAAATAGTCGCTACTTAGTCCATATGCGTTTGCTGAATTATGCAAATCtcacttcctcctcttcactgTGCGTATGACTTACGCttccattattttttctttttcctgcACAACGCATGTTAGaagttttgcattttctttaaattttgcgctttttccaccataccccttttttacattttcgtaaaagggaaaggaaaaaaaagaggagcagGAACAAcggttccccccttttatcgcattttttcttcgccaACACGGCGCCCCTGTACACGTGTAGTTTACAGTCCAGCATGTGAAAAAGGgtgcgccaaaaaaaaagaaaaaaataccacaGAAAATGCAATGCATGAGCAAAGGtgcatgtaaaataaaataatagtaaacattatatgtacatatatatgcacgttTATTTTACAGTGCAGCGCTATGCAATTCACAGATGgcatgtaaaataaattataatggcATGTACCcgaatatatatgcatatatatgcaatttttttgcgcttttcacgagtttttttttttattagccTTCACTAAAcggtaataataattttgctATGCATTTGTGTATacgataaaaataaaaaaaatatacttttttccccccccttttttcacattttttttttttttttattaatacatcTATTTAAAGAGTGAAAAAAGAtacgaaaagaaaattaaacataggaaatatattttgattaggaaagaaaatttatttagtaattttttttttttatctagaCGATACGCTTTTCCTGCAAAGCATTACTTCATCGTACCTATATTTAGAACATTCATTttaggataaaaaaaaaaaatatatttattctaacgaagcgtaaatatatatttttttttttacccattcGTATACCTACGCaagtacatatttatttatatgttcgCCTGaccttttggaaaaattaagaatCATTTTTTGAGATTTCCAAGGAATTAGAGAACCTACGAAAATGCAGCCTTGCAAAGccttcctcttcaccttCCTCATTTGGGCCTGGGAATATACCAAAAATGTAAGTTCCGCAAAAGTTACATGTTGTCACCATGGTGTAGCGCGCGTGGATCTGCCCTCGCCGCGGACCCCGAGTTTGTCGACTGTGGCGGGTGTAGCGGGTGTAGCGGCTGCCCCGATTGCATCGATTACGTCGACTGCGTCGAGTGTGCCGGGGCAAGTTCCCAGTAGGGTACTTTCCCCCATCGCATTGCCTTACAGTCGCGTGGCATCCCCCTGCGCGCTGTGTCACCAGCGACTGACTCCCTAACCTGGTGTAGTTGACCACTTGCAGTGTGTTTATCAACCCATATTGTGCTCATTGCACTAATTACACTAATTGCACTAattttactcctttttttgaacctcttttttgcccccccacAGGGTGACCTCAACTGCAACGGAGACAACGACGGTGTTCAGAACCAATTCAGCGTAAGAGCCGGAAGAATGCTCTACGAATACGACCGCCTCCACAACGAAACTGACGGCAGCATGACCTCCCTTGCGAGCGCTGACAGCATCTTTAGCAGAAGCAGCGCCGGTAGTGCTGGTAGCGTCCTTAGCAGAAGCAGCGCGGGCAGTGCTGGCAGCGTCTATAGCAAAAGCAGCGCCAAAAGAGCCTTCGGTAATGACTTTGAAGGCTCTATAGGTACCACCAGTCTTGATGATCTCAAAAGCGCAACATCCTCATCGAGCACCTTTAACGTGGACACTAATAGCGAAAAAAGCTATGATGATGATGCCTCCGAGACTCAATCGACGACAGATGAATCTATCCTCGTTGACCTTCGAGATGATAACAGCGTTAGCAGTTACAACTCAGGTTCCACAGCAAAGAGCGACAGGACAGATGTGACGAAAAGTTCCAGAGGTAGTACCATGAGCAGCTCTACCAGGAGCAGCAGCGCCAAAAGCAAAAAGAGCAAACAGTACGACACCTCCTATGAAGATTTAGAATCCGTAGCAGGAAAGGAAGTGAGACGAGCCAAGGAAAAGGCAAGAAGAAAAGAACTCTTAGATGAATCTACAAACAATATGAAAAACAGAGACGACGACAATTACGAAGTTAGCCGTGAAGAAACACTCAGCAACAGATTAAAGGAATTAAACTCATTAGAAAAAGAAGCCGTTAAAGAAGTCATGAAAGGTTCCaagaaaagtaaaagaaGATCTAAACGAAGAGCAAAACGTGAAGGAGAATTCTCAGGCTATCTTCTGAACTACAAAATCGCCCACAGAGATGACGCAAATTTTGAAGTTaaccaaaatgaaagaatCCTAAGAAAGGTCAGAGAGTTTAATGCAAAAGATAGAGAGCAAATGAGAAAGACCCTAAAtagaattagaaaaaatgctaaaaattCAAATATGGAAGAGTTAGAAGATGAAATTAAATCCCAATTAGAGAGTCTCAGAAAATTTGTAAACCTCGATAGTGACGAGAGCAGTTCCGTTGCTGGCAGCACGGATGAATCTGTTTATAGCGATGAAGATGGCTCATCCATATATGTAGGAAAAAGCGGAGTAGAAACGTACGGAGCCAAGGATAGAACCAAAAATAACATGACTGAACTTAGATCCTACATCGACCAAGCCATGGATCAGGAAAATGCCGAAATTGCCCACTTGTTggttaacaaaattgaaaaatacaaaaacaaagTTACCAAACTGAAAGAGAGAAACAAGAAGGAAGTCAATTTCATGAACATGAGACACAATCTCAAGTTGAAGAAGGTCCTCCTCTACGTCCCCCTCATTTCCCTCCTCACGAGTGTCATCCTAGGGTTGCTTCTCACTCAATACTGGGCATTACCAGTTATCACTGCCTACTTCATCAGCTTGTGCAGCTTCGTCTTGGGAACCCTCGTGTCTTATGGAGTTATGGGAAAGGTCATGTTTAACTCCGCCTTCAAAGTGGTCAATTTCCTCctaggaaaaaaatcaaaagtgAGTGCCGACTACGACGCAcccagaagaaaaaaatttaactacTAAACGGATGAAAAggagagtttttttttttttttcaccccgaAGTAGCTAAGCGGCGGTGTGTCCAATGACAAGATGTGATGATGTGCCCGGTCTTGTTTTCCACAAAACTGCTAAACTGCTCGAAACGATCCCTCAAAAGAGAACACACACACCCGACGAAGGCGCACCACACTTGCTACGTTCGCGGCAAGAAAAACATCCACAACGATTTATCCCAAGTAGAACGCTCCAATGAGACACCAAACTGGATGACATTAACAGAAGCTACGGCTACGCCAACCCCCAATATATTACTACCCCCATAATAAACTGTGCCCCCCTGTACAATACCATGGGTGTACACAACGGTATACACttttaaatgtacaaaataaTCACTCCCATATTTTATCCCATTGTATACGTAAGATCTAAATCGTCTCATAATCCCAGATGAtgatctgtttttttttttttttttttttaaacgtaaCATGTATTAATGATTGCTTCTACGTTTCGTAAGTAAAATTCATTCtacgtgcattttttttcccaaaagtCTATTGCCTCAATAGATTTAGCCAccttgcacaaaaaaaagggaaaaaaaaaagaaagttttGAACCAGCAAACGATACATGCACCGAATTAACTTTTACAACGGAAACTTATTAATGCACGAAACGAGTATCGTTACCTTACCCCTGGTTTGGCTGCGTAGCTGCGTAGCAGCGTGTATTCCCACGTTTGTGGGCATCTCCTCTAAAGCTAGCCCAACATATTTGGTCATTTACGCTAGAAGGAACACTTTTTTCCAGCGAGAGTGACCATCCACCATCGTTGAAGAAGTCCGCACGAACTACATTGGAGGAGAGAAATGCTACGAGGTGGTGGCCGCGCGAAGGGACCGGCTGTTCGTCCGCATAGTGCACCAGGTGTGTCCATGCGTTTCTGCATGTTCCTACTTTTAGCGCTCCCCTTTTAccgctcccttttttcgtaCCCTGTAAAGCCACTTCTTCTCATGCGgatcccccccccttcgccaGGGCTgctaaaaagggggcaactGTTCCTCGGACAAAATAGGGCAGGGAAAGGCcctccaaaagggggtgcacttttccacttcgtcgttaaaaaggggggcaaaatgggCCAAATAAGGAGCAGATAAGGCAGATGAGGCAGATTAGCCAAATGGGCTGCCCCAACTCCGCGATGCGAAAAGGATAGTCCTACAATTGGCCACACGTGACGAGTTACTCCCCCCCACGGCGATGACACCCCTCATAAGCTGTTGAGGAGAATCATGTTTCGCCTCCTGGAGAACTT belongs to Plasmodium vivax chromosome 6, whole genome shotgun sequence and includes:
- a CDS encoding hypothetical protein (encoded by transcript PVX_001670A), with amino-acid sequence MQPCKAFLFTFLIWAWEYTKNGDLNCNGDNDGVQNQFSVRAGRMLYEYDRLHNETDGSMTSLASADSIFSRSSAGSAGSVLSRSSAGSAGSVYSKSSAKRAFGNDFEGSIGTTSLDDLKSATSSSSTFNVDTNSEKSYDDDASETQSTTDESILVDLRDDNSVSSYNSGSTAKSDRTDVTKSSRGSTMSSSTRSSSAKSKKSKQYDTSYEDLESVAGKEVRRAKEKARRKELLDESTNNMKNRDDDNYEVSREETLSNRLKELNSLEKEAVKEVMKGSKKSKRRSKRRAKREGEFSGYLLNYKIAHRDDANFEVNQNERILRKVREFNAKDREQMRKTLNRIRKNAKNSNMEELEDEIKSQLESLRKFVNLDSDESSSVAGSTDESVYSDEDGSSIYVGKSGVETYGAKDRTKNNMTELRSYIDQAMDQENAEIAHLLVNKIEKYKNKVTKLKERNKKEVNFMNMRHNLKLKKVLLYVPLISLLTSVILGLLLTQYWALPVITAYFISLCSFVLGTLVSYGVMGKVMFNSAFKVVNFLLGKKSKVSADYDAPRRKKFNY